A window of the Kosakonia radicincitans DSM 16656 genome harbors these coding sequences:
- a CDS encoding DUF6622 family protein, whose product MSLLTILTGTPVWVWILLVFLIARGINALNDREMEVKRLFLLPLIFLFWGGSGVINELAFPHWGMVSMLAGLLIGGSVGWLLWRSGPRLKIKEGTDLIIRPGTPLTLIFIIVAFATKFALIFFLNVEPDLKYAFNFNLMFGLLSGIIDGVFWGGTLNLYFTPRQAEKGI is encoded by the coding sequence ATGTCATTATTAACGATTTTGACCGGAACTCCTGTATGGGTCTGGATTTTGCTTGTTTTTCTCATTGCGAGAGGAATAAATGCATTGAATGACCGGGAAATGGAAGTTAAACGGCTTTTTCTGTTGCCGTTAATCTTCCTTTTTTGGGGGGGAAGCGGCGTGATTAATGAACTGGCATTCCCGCACTGGGGAATGGTATCCATGCTGGCGGGGCTACTCATTGGCGGCAGCGTTGGCTGGTTGCTCTGGCGCTCTGGCCCGCGTTTAAAAATCAAAGAGGGAACGGATTTAATTATTCGTCCGGGTACGCCATTGACCCTGATATTTATCATTGTTGCTTTTGCTACCAAATTCGCGTTGATTTTTTTTCTCAATGTCGAACCGGATTTGAAATACGCGTTTAATTTTAATCTTATGTTTGGTCTGTTGAGTGGAATTATCGACGGTGTGTTTTGGGGCGGAACGCTAAATTTATATTTTACGCCCCGACAGGCCGAGAAAGGCATCTGA
- a CDS encoding citrate synthase produces MSDDVIDNYDLDNNVLFIRGCNLIDIADANRYLQNAWFALTGSLVNEEQMDRLIQSASTELKQTDPVTKIKAMHQLINALPSLTLMQRFMMLLSQVEVSAAQCKVMAPVNADDCLKIILLMPWIISLTRSSESFIDLPAIENCKSFEHYFWLALTGKAASSGLDDEARCRFMSLLLGGFGIVTPTTTTVRFIASTKSDVISALIGGFCATGPAHMGACKYAIMRLSSVIDDVEKGNIDAAANHYCKDKPWPGFGHPIMRNDVRVDFFFSRFHMLMRPFSALARAISDNSGLQPNVDFLIASVMSAHRVMPELGLLAFFVCRVPILLAHYQARFSAHSFGLSSEDLREKYKKVPQSWL; encoded by the coding sequence ATGTCAGATGATGTTATTGATAATTATGATTTAGATAATAACGTGTTGTTTATTCGTGGATGCAATTTGATCGACATTGCCGATGCAAACCGTTATTTGCAGAATGCCTGGTTTGCACTGACCGGCAGCCTCGTTAATGAAGAACAGATGGATCGGCTTATTCAGAGCGCCAGCACCGAACTGAAACAAACGGACCCTGTAACGAAAATTAAAGCGATGCATCAACTGATCAACGCATTGCCATCACTGACCTTAATGCAGCGATTTATGATGTTATTGTCGCAAGTTGAAGTGTCGGCGGCACAGTGTAAGGTTATGGCACCGGTAAACGCTGACGACTGTCTGAAAATTATCTTGCTTATGCCGTGGATTATTTCGCTGACGCGTTCCTCGGAGTCATTTATTGATTTACCGGCGATCGAAAATTGCAAAAGTTTTGAACACTATTTTTGGTTAGCGTTAACCGGTAAGGCGGCCTCTTCCGGCCTGGATGATGAGGCGCGTTGCCGGTTTATGTCTCTGCTGTTGGGCGGGTTTGGTATTGTGACGCCTACTACCACCACGGTAAGGTTTATTGCCAGTACCAAGAGCGATGTTATTTCTGCATTAATCGGTGGGTTTTGTGCCACCGGGCCTGCGCATATGGGCGCCTGTAAATATGCGATCATGAGGCTGTCCAGCGTCATTGATGATGTTGAAAAAGGGAATATTGATGCCGCGGCAAACCATTACTGCAAGGACAAGCCCTGGCCGGGGTTTGGTCATCCAATCATGCGCAATGATGTCCGGGTCGATTTCTTCTTTTCACGCTTTCACATGTTGATGCGGCCCTTCAGTGCACTTGCCCGTGCCATTTCGGACAACAGCGGGCTGCAACCCAATGTCGATTTTTTAATTGCCAGCGTCATGAGCGCGCACCGGGTTATGCCTGAACTGGGGCTGCTGGCCTTTTTTGTCTGTCGGGTGCCGATACTTCTCGCGCACTATCAAGCGCGGTTTAGCGCCCACTCCTTTGGTTTGTCATCAGAGGATTTAAGAGAAAAATATAAAAAGGTTCCCCAATCATGGCTATAA
- a CDS encoding class I SAM-dependent methyltransferase: MSAGLRHKGVMLMQLDHLLHEIVLVNSHPIDEHSLFSMDFYDRLQHISMQFSAARREDAAVFNTFIDTHKDLLAELDRKALDYEMKYEEQMSGMMSRRLAIPQSELESISNNRNKFIDFYRQLYNAERALIRSDAENICHVGCGPMPTSVLMWAKYSACQITALDIIQDAVAQAQNVFDCWRIPKDVEAHRVRFLCQPGEAFDYKDMDVIILSSSIMNKKNLYAAIKKTITKTVDVIEREPNFLYESGYLNADEMAEQFIAKTTLNNVNIRLYRLSPEQQE, encoded by the coding sequence ATGTCTGCTGGTTTGCGACACAAGGGAGTCATGCTAATGCAACTTGATCACTTGCTTCATGAAATTGTGTTAGTGAATTCGCATCCGATTGATGAGCATTCACTCTTTTCTATGGATTTTTACGACAGGCTCCAGCATATCAGTATGCAATTTTCTGCTGCACGCAGAGAGGATGCCGCCGTTTTTAATACCTTTATTGATACCCACAAGGATCTTCTTGCGGAACTGGATCGTAAAGCGCTCGACTATGAAATGAAATATGAAGAGCAAATGTCAGGAATGATGTCCAGGCGCCTGGCGATCCCGCAATCTGAGCTTGAGAGTATCAGCAATAACAGAAATAAGTTTATCGATTTTTATCGCCAACTCTACAATGCAGAAAGGGCGCTTATCCGCAGTGATGCGGAAAATATTTGTCATGTGGGTTGCGGGCCGATGCCAACCAGCGTGCTGATGTGGGCAAAATATTCAGCATGTCAAATAACCGCGCTGGATATTATTCAGGATGCGGTAGCGCAGGCGCAAAATGTTTTCGATTGCTGGCGTATACCTAAAGACGTGGAGGCGCATCGCGTTCGTTTTTTATGCCAGCCAGGAGAAGCGTTTGATTATAAGGATATGGATGTGATCATTTTGTCCTCTTCCATTATGAATAAGAAAAACCTCTACGCTGCCATTAAAAAAACGATCACCAAAACGGTCGATGTGATCGAGCGGGAACCTAACTTTCTTTATGAGTCAGGATATCTGAATGCTGATGAAATGGCTGAGCAGTTTATCGCCAAAACCACGCTCAATAATGTCAACATCAGGCTCTACCGCCTGTCGCCGGAGCAACAGGAGTAA
- a CDS encoding AMP-binding protein, which yields MDYCCAEMYAKMQPRITAITGCQAFDYTAFRDSVRMSSHVYSTTGDSGSLTQRDPAAEQIPMLLGATSGTTGAMKMISVRLKSSKDAVSASEHNLIHNLRSRQVFSAGDVVGNLFTINLFSSLHYSACEILKHCRAHVVPVGDIALLQKNHFDFLAEIQLSTLFGVPATLVQFVETMFRLGVPLAIKKVVFTGEPMLAAHEKYLREVLGDDLRIIGLYGLSECGFIGMSVEGHHNKYLLFSDDFFFEYDDKKGLLVTSLDPDASRKLVRYPVGDMGKLSVENNQLYFQGIKRNAIDFNFMGNLISHEKIARMINQRLPEAIVQIVLSLSAERQEIMDIKICCGLSHASDLSGLENEICHLPDIYEAYMKNRGHINLTVVEYNALLFSPRGKCLLVCDTRESC from the coding sequence ATGGATTATTGCTGCGCTGAGATGTATGCAAAAATGCAACCGCGGATTACGGCAATCACCGGATGCCAGGCATTCGATTATACGGCCTTCCGTGATTCAGTCAGGATGAGTTCCCACGTTTATTCAACCACTGGCGACAGTGGTTCTTTGACGCAGCGGGACCCTGCGGCTGAACAAATACCGATGCTGCTTGGCGCCACAAGCGGCACCACCGGGGCGATGAAAATGATCAGCGTCCGTTTAAAATCCAGCAAGGACGCGGTCAGCGCATCGGAGCACAATTTAATTCATAACCTGCGGTCACGGCAGGTTTTTTCCGCCGGAGACGTCGTTGGTAACCTCTTTACGATTAACCTGTTTTCATCCTTACACTATTCGGCGTGTGAAATTTTAAAACATTGTCGCGCGCATGTGGTTCCGGTCGGCGATATTGCATTGCTGCAGAAGAATCATTTCGATTTTCTGGCCGAAATTCAGCTCTCGACGCTGTTTGGTGTGCCGGCCACTCTCGTTCAGTTTGTGGAAACCATGTTCCGGCTTGGGGTTCCGCTGGCCATTAAAAAAGTGGTCTTTACCGGTGAACCGATGTTGGCCGCGCATGAAAAGTATCTGCGCGAGGTACTGGGCGATGACCTGCGGATAATCGGTTTGTACGGCCTGTCGGAGTGCGGTTTCATTGGGATGTCTGTCGAGGGGCATCATAATAAATATCTGCTGTTCAGCGATGACTTCTTCTTTGAATATGACGATAAAAAAGGGCTATTGGTCACGTCGCTGGACCCGGATGCCTCACGTAAACTTGTCAGATATCCGGTAGGGGATATGGGCAAATTATCCGTTGAAAATAATCAACTCTATTTTCAGGGTATTAAACGCAACGCGATAGATTTTAATTTCATGGGCAATCTGATTAGCCATGAAAAAATAGCCAGAATGATTAATCAACGATTGCCTGAGGCGATTGTTCAAATCGTCTTGTCGTTATCCGCTGAGAGACAAGAAATCATGGATATTAAAATCTGCTGCGGATTATCTCATGCCTCTGATTTGTCCGGGCTGGAGAACGAAATCTGTCATTTGCCGGATATTTATGAAGCCTATATGAAAAACCGGGGACATATCAATCTCACCGTTGTTGAGTATAACGCTCTGCTTTTTTCACCCAGAGGGAAATGTCTGCTGGTTTGCGACACAAGGGAGTCATGCTAA
- a CDS encoding class I SAM-dependent methyltransferase, with amino-acid sequence MNDLLVDITPEHYETYATEGTSPWNEYLKERILEEASSITSPRKKILDIGMGTGHMLFDLFQSQKLTDYSFYGVDIDPRMVRFCVKKCTELKCQHVFNIVEASVSNLPFPDNSFSMIYARSVIHHWAEPAKGLQELCRVLDRGGRIIIHEPLADAEETALGVFNQSRSECGVTDMSTEEKFTLASLTALMHCCDLDGISWTVTRGEGLAALGCEIFIKKA; translated from the coding sequence ATGAACGATTTGCTGGTAGATATCACACCTGAACACTATGAAACTTACGCGACAGAAGGTACATCACCGTGGAACGAGTATTTAAAGGAAAGGATTCTGGAAGAAGCATCCAGTATTACTTCGCCGAGGAAAAAAATTCTGGACATTGGTATGGGAACCGGCCACATGCTTTTCGACCTGTTCCAGTCGCAAAAACTCACTGATTACTCCTTTTATGGGGTTGATATTGATCCGCGCATGGTGCGTTTTTGCGTTAAAAAATGTACAGAGTTGAAATGCCAGCATGTATTCAACATTGTTGAAGCCAGCGTCAGTAATTTACCGTTTCCCGATAATTCATTTTCAATGATCTATGCCCGCTCCGTCATTCATCACTGGGCTGAACCTGCAAAAGGGTTGCAGGAGCTGTGCCGTGTTCTGGATCGCGGCGGGCGCATTATTATCCATGAGCCGCTGGCCGATGCAGAAGAAACCGCACTGGGTGTTTTTAATCAATCACGTAGTGAGTGTGGCGTGACGGATATGTCCACCGAAGAAAAATTCACGCTGGCGAGTCTTACCGCGCTTATGCACTGCTGCGATCTTGACGGGATAAGCTGGACAGTGACGCGCGGAGAAGGTCTTGCTGCCCTGGGCTGTGAAATTTTTATTAAAAAGGCCTGA
- a CDS encoding 4'-phosphopantetheinyl transferase superfamily protein produces the protein MNKVYVNRHANNYLCIVSHSFYAAYLNVDRLHRYLPVSTTRTAEKILCREMARVIFVDIFNRILSGVDMAHSSVSHGRNESVMLVNNDPRIHSVGIDIEFIEKAKAPRPFMLNYCEKYARFSLEQAPDNRLCTTIFSCMESLYKALCAISACTFDINDYLLVAHNRVRCVFRYVGKVPEFKGRTFICNCYYLEQSVITVVLLDASLISIILDDLLHEEMSVAIPG, from the coding sequence ATGAATAAAGTGTATGTTAATCGTCATGCAAACAACTATCTGTGCATTGTGAGTCACTCTTTTTATGCCGCTTATTTAAATGTCGACAGGCTTCATCGCTATTTGCCGGTCTCAACAACGCGTACAGCGGAAAAGATATTGTGCCGTGAAATGGCCAGAGTGATTTTTGTCGATATATTTAACAGGATTTTGTCTGGCGTCGATATGGCCCACAGTTCCGTAAGCCATGGACGGAATGAAAGCGTTATGTTGGTGAATAATGATCCGCGGATTCATTCTGTCGGGATTGATATCGAGTTTATCGAAAAGGCGAAAGCACCAAGGCCATTTATGCTGAATTATTGTGAAAAATATGCCCGTTTCTCGCTGGAGCAGGCGCCGGACAACCGTTTATGCACCACGATATTCAGCTGTATGGAGAGTCTGTATAAGGCATTGTGCGCCATTTCGGCATGTACTTTTGATATCAATGATTATTTATTAGTTGCACATAATCGGGTGAGATGCGTTTTCCGCTATGTTGGCAAAGTACCTGAATTTAAGGGAAGGACGTTTATTTGTAACTGCTATTACCTTGAACAATCCGTAATAACCGTCGTTTTGCTGGATGCATCTTTAATATCAATCATTTTAGATGATCTGTTACATGAAGAGATGAGCGTCGCAATACCCGGTTAA
- a CDS encoding AMP-binding protein, translating to MLTMHSLLERNWQVICHDSQYSSDDVTMLTKGCASSVVRYFRHRPQAEQNKLFVFVIRNNFEGMISYFVASALRLKAWIVNIHDLDIVDMLVDTDCIAALVMSNEVRDINTINQRINISFDRCSTLASEKLDGFTEYTCARFYFCTSGTTSTPKLIQYHENTLIENACAVSQYLKLGNEDRSLCYFPVQYMYGLSTMLCAFLSESRLVFEKFHISNIGELVSHYSITNLPLIGDWMLPVSEIFTKSRIHVKNILNASDRLLTVQAASILSSCNTLWNNFGQTESGPRLFHNGIRSPGDIEKTSKYGVVAPGKVMTDSIKIDLRPVDVEASDSVCRMFYKTPFACDGYVDSYLQLKPRAEWFDSGDLFVKDEAECYYWIARAVNEFKHNGKFIPVQLISNDIVKNAGCLRHYFSKAQNGDLYLNLDMSASSAQIKTITKLLSDKWYQYAFRINVREIATTKTGKIKCAV from the coding sequence ATGCTAACAATGCATTCCTTATTAGAAAGAAACTGGCAAGTAATTTGTCATGACAGTCAATATTCGTCAGATGATGTCACCATGCTGACAAAGGGTTGTGCCAGTAGCGTGGTCAGATATTTTCGTCATCGCCCGCAGGCGGAACAAAATAAGCTTTTTGTTTTTGTGATTAGAAATAATTTCGAAGGCATGATCAGCTATTTTGTTGCTTCTGCGCTCAGGTTGAAAGCCTGGATAGTCAATATTCATGACCTTGACATTGTTGATATGCTGGTTGATACAGATTGTATTGCGGCTTTGGTTATGAGCAATGAAGTCAGGGATATTAATACGATAAACCAGCGGATTAATATCTCATTTGACCGCTGTTCGACGCTTGCGAGCGAGAAGCTTGATGGTTTTACTGAGTATACGTGTGCGCGTTTTTATTTTTGCACCTCCGGAACAACCAGTACGCCTAAGCTGATCCAGTATCATGAAAATACACTGATTGAAAACGCATGTGCGGTGAGCCAGTATCTCAAGCTCGGCAATGAAGATCGCTCATTGTGTTATTTTCCGGTGCAGTATATGTATGGTCTCTCAACCATGCTGTGTGCATTTTTATCGGAAAGTAGACTGGTATTTGAAAAATTCCACATCAGCAATATTGGTGAACTTGTTTCACACTACAGCATTACCAATTTGCCTTTAATCGGTGACTGGATGCTGCCAGTCAGCGAAATTTTTACCAAAAGCCGAATTCATGTAAAAAATATCCTGAATGCATCCGATCGTCTGCTTACCGTGCAGGCAGCGAGCATCCTTTCATCTTGCAATACATTGTGGAATAACTTCGGCCAGACCGAATCCGGGCCGCGCTTGTTTCATAATGGGATTCGGTCGCCAGGTGATATTGAAAAAACCAGCAAATATGGCGTTGTAGCGCCCGGTAAGGTCATGACGGATAGCATCAAAATTGATTTGCGTCCCGTCGATGTGGAGGCGTCTGATTCAGTGTGCCGGATGTTTTATAAAACGCCTTTCGCTTGTGATGGCTATGTCGATAGCTACCTGCAATTAAAGCCGCGAGCGGAATGGTTTGATTCCGGCGATCTGTTTGTGAAAGATGAAGCCGAATGCTATTACTGGATTGCCAGAGCGGTGAATGAATTCAAACACAACGGCAAGTTTATTCCGGTTCAGCTTATTTCAAATGATATTGTGAAGAATGCCGGATGCCTGCGACACTATTTTTCAAAAGCGCAGAACGGCGATCTTTATCTCAATCTTGATATGTCCGCGAGCAGTGCGCAGATAAAGACAATCACCAAGCTATTGTCAGATAAATGGTATCAGTATGCATTCAGAATAAATGTCAGAGAAATCGCTACGACAAAAACAGGGAAGATAAAATGTGCAGTATAG
- a CDS encoding beta-ketoacyl-[acyl-carrier-protein] synthase family protein, protein MNTHFDADTLCISAYGAVTPLGSNLDEIHASFMNEKSGIREIKKFDHRYFQTHEAGIPVEGNASISWPKKSPFRNGELFYAGLAAKRLHDRLRLQTYYSAEEIGCIVGIDEPAIDIEQCIGFSEKVPADADKQCLVDAALEHFKIGDFLDLDTTAVLKAIHEIIPFAGLSFAHLGLCSASTQSIGLAMRAIRSGEIKAAICGGVSAKVTPLNLARLEGMGVISTDEHYCGTARSRPFDRHRSGFVLAEGAGLFVIEKLSSVLARQDKPLAYLLGYGGALCAQHIVMPHQDDLEMQLSMERAIEHAGVDRNTIDFVNTHGTSTLQNDQHEASAIRKVFGEHNPAIVATKSYHGHLIAAAGAMEILGVLVSFQHDLLPKILNCDEPDPQLPDGIELVNEHQHRPLKYALKNSFGMGGGAGSLVLGNPKYL, encoded by the coding sequence ATGAATACCCATTTCGATGCAGATACTTTATGTATCAGTGCATATGGCGCGGTCACGCCATTAGGCAGCAATCTGGATGAAATTCACGCCAGCTTTATGAATGAGAAAAGCGGTATACGGGAGATAAAGAAGTTTGATCACCGCTATTTTCAGACGCATGAAGCCGGTATCCCTGTTGAAGGTAATGCCTCAATTAGCTGGCCTAAAAAAAGCCCCTTCAGAAACGGCGAGCTTTTTTACGCCGGATTAGCAGCAAAGCGCCTGCACGATCGGCTGCGGCTACAGACATATTATTCTGCGGAAGAAATTGGCTGCATCGTGGGAATCGACGAGCCGGCGATCGATATTGAACAGTGCATCGGTTTTTCGGAAAAAGTTCCTGCTGATGCGGATAAGCAATGCCTGGTCGATGCTGCGCTGGAGCATTTTAAAATTGGTGATTTTCTCGATCTTGATACCACCGCTGTTCTGAAAGCGATACATGAAATCATCCCCTTTGCGGGTCTCAGCTTCGCGCATTTAGGCCTCTGCTCGGCTTCAACGCAAAGTATCGGCCTGGCTATGCGAGCTATCCGCAGCGGCGAAATTAAAGCGGCAATTTGCGGCGGTGTTTCAGCCAAAGTCACGCCGTTGAACCTTGCGCGATTAGAAGGAATGGGGGTGATCTCGACCGATGAACACTATTGTGGCACCGCGCGTTCGCGGCCTTTCGATCGGCACCGCAGCGGATTTGTCTTAGCAGAAGGCGCGGGGCTGTTCGTCATTGAAAAGCTATCCAGCGTATTGGCGCGGCAGGACAAGCCTCTGGCCTATTTATTGGGTTATGGCGGCGCACTCTGCGCGCAGCATATTGTGATGCCGCATCAAGACGATCTGGAAATGCAATTGTCGATGGAACGGGCCATCGAACATGCAGGGGTTGACCGTAATACGATTGACTTTGTGAATACGCATGGAACATCAACATTACAAAATGACCAGCACGAAGCCAGCGCAATCAGAAAAGTATTTGGTGAGCACAATCCGGCGATTGTGGCGACGAAATCGTATCACGGGCACCTGATTGCGGCTGCCGGGGCGATGGAAATTCTGGGCGTGCTGGTTTCATTTCAGCATGATCTCTTACCCAAAATTTTGAATTGCGATGAACCCGATCCGCAATTACCCGATGGCATTGAACTTGTGAATGAGCATCAGCACCGGCCGCTTAAATACGCATTGAAAAACTCATTTGGTATGGGCGGTGGCGCAGGCAGTCTGGTTTTAGGAAATCCAAAATATCTGTAA
- a CDS encoding acyl carrier protein: MYISTINQIFKDIMYLDEAEELDPNKSLFSDYGMTSIDYIDFAFELKKHFKVDVSPESLWPVNKWATTEDYYSFDTKEWTSKGLTEINNLLGLKGADAVDKKIQFKELYSYFTLNYINQQISAVKTQVA; the protein is encoded by the coding sequence ATGTATATTTCAACAATTAATCAGATTTTTAAAGATATCATGTACCTGGATGAAGCAGAAGAGCTTGATCCGAACAAGTCATTGTTCTCTGATTACGGGATGACCTCGATTGATTATATTGATTTTGCCTTCGAGTTAAAAAAACACTTCAAAGTTGACGTTAGCCCTGAAAGCCTTTGGCCGGTAAATAAATGGGCGACTACAGAAGATTACTACTCATTTGATACCAAAGAGTGGACCAGCAAAGGCCTTACTGAAATCAACAATCTGCTGGGCTTAAAAGGAGCAGACGCGGTTGATAAAAAAATTCAGTTCAAGGAGCTCTACTCCTATTTCACGCTGAACTATATCAACCAACAAATATCAGCCGTTAAGACGCAGGTCGCGTGA
- a CDS encoding SDR family oxidoreductase, producing MSHIFTDVINHPAYNEKPLALVVAGTAEIGRNVINSLINDGYLVVFTWFSNEAVVSDMKARYQSAVMPVQLDLTSEHDVVQFCTALENIKVDVAIYCAGNNPACLCDELKPENIRTTTRLNYLSAVLIFNTIVKTMKQYKENETKLVFISSVAAKKISVGNSLYGSTKAAMERYLSSVALEMARFNIRTLCLSPGYIKTKMLQDYCAKEGRSIASIEKTIPMRKMLATEDVANAVSSFINGTIITTGVSLTIGNGEGII from the coding sequence ATGAGCCATATCTTTACCGATGTTATAAATCATCCTGCATATAATGAAAAACCTTTGGCGCTGGTAGTGGCAGGTACTGCTGAGATAGGACGGAATGTCATTAATTCATTAATTAATGATGGTTATCTCGTTGTTTTTACGTGGTTCAGTAATGAAGCTGTAGTCAGCGATATGAAGGCGCGATATCAAAGCGCTGTTATGCCGGTTCAGCTGGATTTGACCTCTGAGCATGACGTCGTGCAATTCTGTACTGCCTTAGAAAATATCAAAGTAGATGTAGCCATCTACTGTGCTGGTAATAACCCGGCGTGTCTTTGCGATGAGCTGAAACCCGAAAATATTCGCACCACAACGCGTCTTAACTATCTGTCGGCAGTATTAATTTTTAATACTATCGTCAAAACGATGAAGCAGTATAAAGAAAATGAGACCAAGCTAGTGTTTATCAGCTCGGTGGCGGCCAAAAAAATCAGCGTGGGCAACTCGCTGTATGGTTCGACAAAAGCAGCAATGGAAAGATATCTCTCCAGCGTCGCTCTGGAAATGGCCAGATTCAATATCAGGACGCTATGCCTGAGCCCTGGTTATATCAAAACAAAAATGCTCCAGGACTATTGTGCGAAAGAAGGGAGAAGTATCGCCAGTATAGAAAAAACGATCCCAATGAGAAAAATGCTGGCTACTGAAGATGTTGCAAATGCCGTCAGCTCATTTATTAACGGCACAATTATTACTACAGGCGTTTCATTAACGATCGGAAATGGTGAGGGGATAATCTAA
- a CDS encoding LytR/AlgR family response regulator transcription factor: MTKNITAIIADDEPLLRYQLNKMLADVWPELDILASCENGKEAFDAIAEEQPDIAFLDIRMPEMDGMTLIRRISQLDKFPLVVFVTAYDEYAVQAFETNAIDYLLKPLNEKRLEQCVLKMKQRLNENTADKATPDLNALFEKFQSFLHVEHKNYLKWVRVQKGEDIELIHCSDIQFFKAEDKYISLYKKSKTQSDIFLLRGSLRELLLQLDPEEFWQVHRSVVVNVNAIEKIKRDCTGKIQLIIGGHVLQVSRAMQNKFLYNI, encoded by the coding sequence ATGACTAAAAACATAACCGCAATTATTGCTGATGATGAGCCTTTACTGAGATATCAGCTCAATAAAATGCTGGCAGATGTTTGGCCTGAACTGGACATACTGGCCAGCTGTGAAAATGGGAAAGAAGCGTTTGATGCCATCGCGGAAGAGCAGCCTGATATTGCCTTTCTGGATATCCGTATGCCGGAAATGGATGGTATGACGTTAATACGCAGGATCAGCCAGCTGGATAAATTTCCGTTAGTCGTATTTGTGACGGCCTATGATGAGTACGCCGTACAGGCATTTGAAACCAATGCCATCGACTATTTGTTAAAGCCGCTGAATGAAAAACGGCTGGAGCAATGTGTGTTGAAAATGAAGCAGCGGCTGAATGAGAATACGGCAGACAAAGCCACACCCGATCTGAATGCACTGTTCGAAAAGTTTCAGTCTTTCCTGCACGTTGAACATAAAAATTATTTGAAATGGGTTCGTGTGCAAAAAGGCGAGGATATTGAATTAATTCATTGTTCGGATATCCAGTTTTTTAAGGCGGAAGATAAGTACATATCGCTGTATAAGAAAAGTAAAACGCAGTCAGACATTTTCTTGTTGCGCGGTTCGCTGCGGGAACTGTTACTGCAACTTGATCCGGAAGAATTCTGGCAGGTCCATCGCTCTGTTGTCGTCAACGTTAACGCCATTGAAAAAATAAAAAGAGACTGTACCGGTAAGATTCAATTAATCATTGGTGGGCATGTGTTACAAGTCAGTCGGGCAATGCAGAACAAATTTCTCTATAACATCTAA